In Raphanus sativus cultivar WK10039 chromosome 5, ASM80110v3, whole genome shotgun sequence, the following proteins share a genomic window:
- the LOC108858621 gene encoding uncharacterized protein LOC108858621, whose translation MERYYKKASVSPSDNTLPSNNTDDLPWDPAKRKNIKDYNANQVDEVRHKYLLRGPCQPLGHNFEKRLIGGKMRRFNPAWFGLYGNWLEYSVSEKKAYCLCCYLFRDDAYPGFVRDGFSNWHKPDRLSFHVGELNSSHNNAVKKCDDLMNQGLAFRGHREGEESSNKGNFLELLKYTADHNDVIKKVVLENAPGNNKMVSSEIQKDIVNAFAEEVVKSVIEEIDNGVFGLLVDESADVSDKEQMTVVFRFVDKKGAVKERFVGVVHVKETSSLSLKHAIDELFAKYGLSLKKVRGQGYDGASNMKGEFNGLRSLISKENSSAYYVHCFAHQLQLVVVAVAKKIFEVSDFFDMVSMLLNVVGASCKRKDQVRENYRAEINAGIASGDINTGKGQNQEISFRRPGTTRWGSHYKTLLRLVGLFSTIIKVLEYIEKDGADDSKRCQAYGLLKYVQTFDCVFYMHLMLLILGICENLSMVLQRKDQDILNAMSLVESTKRELQRVRDDGWDSLMLTVSSFCEKHDTQMLDMEEGFIDSRRPRKKTNITNLHHYKVNCFNATLDLQLQEFNDRFTEVNTELLICMASLNPIGAFRAFDKSKLVKLAKFYPEDFSFMDCLSLEQQLGIFIDNVRHDQRFKNLKSLGDLSLLMVDTQKHIAHPLVYRLLKLVLTLPVATASVERCFSVMKIVKTALRNRMGDDLLSDYLICFIEKELLDDVANEEVLIRFQAMSERRMLL comes from the exons ATGGAACGGTACTACAAAAAAGCATCAGTTTCACCATCTGATAACACTTTACCATCTAATAATACTGATGATTTGCCGTGGGATCCtgctaaaagaaaaaatatcaagGATTATAATGCAAATCAAGTCGATGAGGTAAGACACAAATACCTTCTTAGAGGTCCGTGTCAACCACTTGGTCATAACTTTGAAAAGAGACTCATAGGTGGTAAAATGAGACGATTTAATCCAGCTTGGTTTGGTCTGTATGGTAATTGGCTAGAGTATAGTGTATCGGAGAAAAAGGCTTATTGTTTGTGTTGCTACTTGTTTAGAGATGATGCGTATCCTGGATTTGTGAGGGATGGATTCTCGAATTGGCATAAGCCTGATAGGTTATCTTTCCATGTAGGAGAACTTAACAGTTCTCACAATAATGCTGTCAAGAAGTGTGATGATTTGATGAATCAAG GATTAGCTTTTCGAGGTCATAGAGAAGGAGAAGAGTCTTCTAACAAAGGAAACTTTTTAGAACTTCTGAAATACACAGCTGATCACAATGATGTTATAAAAAAGGTTGTTTTGGAGAATGCTCCAGGAAATAACAAGATGGTTTCTTCAGAGATTCAAAAGGATATTGTAAACGCTTTTGCAGAAGAAGTAGTGAAATCTGTTATTGAAGAAATTGACAACGGAGTGTTTGGTCTATTAGTAGATGAATCTGCTGATGTGTCTGACAAAGAACAGATGACTGTTGTTTTTCGATTTGTTGATAAGAAAGGAGCAGTCAAAGAAAGGTTTGTTGGAGTTGTCCATGTGAAAGAGActtcttctttatctttgaAGCATGCTATTGATGAGTTGTTTGCTAAGtatggtctgagcttgaaaAAAGTGAGAGGACAAGGTTATGACGGAGCTAGTAATATGAAAGGAGAGTTTAATGGCCTGCGATCATTGATTTCTAAAGAAAACAGCTCTGCATATTATGTTCATTGCTTTGCTCATCAACTCCAGTTGGTTGTAGTGGCTGTTGCGAAAAAGATATTTGAGGTTTCTGATTTCTTTGATATGGTTTCTATGTTATTGAATGTGGTTGGAGCTTCTTGCAAACGAAAAGATCAAGTCCGGGAAAATTATCGAGCCGAGATAAATGCTGGAATTGCTAGTGGTGACATTAACACTGGGAAAGGACAGAATCAAGAAATTTCTTTTCGAAGGCCTGGAACTACAAGGTGGGGCTCTCATTATAAAACGCTGTTGCGTTTGGTTGGGTTGTTTTCTACTATTATTAAAGTTCTTGAGTATATCGAAAAGGATGGCGCAGATGATTCTAAGAGATGCCAGGCATATGGTCTTCTCAAATATGTTCAGACATTTGATTGTGTGTTCTATATGCATCTGATGTTACTTATTTTGGGAATATGTGAGAATCTATCGATGGTTTTGCAAAGGAAAGATCAAGACATTTTGAATGCTATGTCACTAGTAGAATCTACTAAGCGGGAGTTACAGAGAGTAAGAGATGATGGATGGGATTCACTAATGTTGAcagtttcttctttttgtgaGAAACATGATACTCAGATGCTCGATATGGAAGAAGGTTTTATCGATTCTCGGAGGCCAAGGAAAAAAACCAACATCACTAATTTGCATCACTATAAGGTTAATTGCTTTAATGCAACTTTGGATTTGCAACTTCAGGAATTCAACGATCGTTTTACTGAGGTAAACACTGAGCTGCTTATTTGTATGGCTTCCTTAAATCCTATTGGTGCTTTTCGGGCATTCGACAAGTCAAAGTTGGTGAAGTTGGCTAAGTTCTATCCAGAGGACTTCAGTTTTATGGACTGTTTATCTCTTGAGCAACAACTTGGTATTTTCATCGACAATGTACGGCATGATCAGCGATTTAAAAATCTGAAGAGTCTTGGAGATCTTTCTCTTCTCATGGTAGATACGCAAAAGCATATTGCACATCCTTTGGTTTATAGGCTTTTGAAGTTGGTTTTGACTTTGCCGGTTGCTACTGCAAGTGTTGAAAGATGCTTCTCTGTAATGAAGATAGTGAAGACAGCTCTAAGAAATCGAATGGGGGATGATCTTTTAAGTGATTATCTCATTTGTTTTATCGAAAAAGAATTGCTTGATGATGTCGCAAACGAAGAAGTGTTGATCCGATTTCAAGCCATGAGTGAAAGAAGAATGcttttataa
- the LOC108862337 gene encoding putative calcium-transporting ATPase 11, plasma membrane-type: MSNLLKDFEVDPKNPSLEARQRWRSSVSIVKNRARRFRMISNLETLAENDKKRCQIQEKIRVAFYVQKAALQFIDAGARTEYKLTDEVKQAGFYVEPDELASMVRNHDTKSLKSNGGAEGIAQKVSVSVSEGVRSSELHIREKIYGPNRYAEKPARSFFTFVWEALQDVTLIILMVCAVVSIGVGVATEGFPKGMYDGTGILLSIILVVMVTAISDYRQSLQFRDLDREKKKINIQVTRDGNRQEVSIDDLVVGDVVHLSIGDRVPADGIFISGYNLEIDESSLSGESEPSHVNKEKPFLLSGTKVQNGSAKMLVTTVGMKTEWGKLMETLSEGGEDETPLQVKLNGVATIIGKIGLGFAVLTFVVLCIRFVIDKATSGSIAEWSSEDALALLDYFAIAVTIIVVAVPEGLPLAVTLSLAFAMKQLMRDRALVRHLSACETMGSSTCICTDKTGTLTTNHMVVNKVWICENVKERNEENFQLNLSEQVKNLLIQAIFQNTGSEVVKDKEGKTQILGSPTERAILEFGLLLGGDVETQRREHKILKIEPFNSDKKKMSVLTSHSGGSVRAFCKGASEIVLKMCEKVVDSNGESVPLSEEKIAKISEVIEEFASEALRTLCLVYTDLDEAPSGDLPDGGYTLVAVVGIKDPVRPGVREAVQTCQNAGITVRMVTGDNLSTAKAIAKECGILTAGGVAIEGSTFRDLPPHEMRAILPKIQVMARSLPLDKHTLVNNLRKIGEVVAVTGDGTNDAPALHESDIGLAMGIAGTEVAKENADVIIMDDNFATIVNVARWGRAVYINIQKFVQFQLTVNVVALIINFVSACITGSAPLTAVQLLWVNMIMDTLGALALATEPPNEGLMKRQPIGRTASFITRAMWRNIIGQSIYQLIVLGILNFSGKQILNLEGPDSTAVLNTIIFNSFVFCQVFNEVNSREIEKINVFKGMFNSWVFVAVMTATVGFQVIIVEFLGAFASTVPLSWQHWLLCILIGSISMILAVGLKFIPVESNSHHDGYELLPSGPSDSA; this comes from the exons AATCTCCTGAAGGATTTCGAGGTGGACCCTAAGAATCCGTCGCTGGAAGCTCGGCAGCGATGGAGATCATCCGTATCCATCGTCAAAAACCGAGCTCGTCGTTTCCGTATGATCAGCAATCTCGAAACGCTCGCTGAGAATGACAAGAAGAGATGCCAGATCCAG GAAAAGATACGGGTTGCCTTCTATGTTCAAAAGGCAGCTCTTCAGTTCATTGATG CTGGTGCACGGACAGAATACAAACTCACTGATGAGGTCAAACAAGCAGGATTTTATGTTGAACCAGATGAACTTGCTTCTATGGTTCGCAATCATGACACGAAGAGTCTGAAGAGCAATGGAGGAGCTGAGGGAATTGCTCAGAAAGTGTCTGTTTCTGTCAGTGAAGGTGTCCGTTCTAGTGAACTACACATCAGAGAAAAAATTTACGGACCAAATCGATATGCTGAGAAACCAGCCAGATCATTTTTTACGTTTGTCTGGGAAGCGCTTCAAGATGTTACTCTTATCATCCTTATGGTCTGCGCTGTAGTATCCATAGGAGTGGGAGTTGCCACAGAAGGATTTCCAAAGGGAATGTATGATGGGACGGGGATCTTGCTAAGTATAATCTTGGTGGTCATGGTTACTGCTATCAGTGACTACAGGCAATCTCTGCAGTTCAGAGATTTGgatagagagaagaagaagattaataTCCAAGTCACTAGGGATGGGAATAGACAAGAGGTCTCCATTGATGACTTGGTTGTTGGAGATGTGGTTCATCTATCTATAGGGGATCGAGTTCCAGCTGATGGGATTTTTATATCCGGATACAATCTTGAGATAGACGAGTCAAGTTTGTCGGGAGAGAGTGAACCATCACACGTGAATAAAGAGAAGCCGTTTCTGCTCTCGGGAACAAAAGTCCAAAACGGCTCTGCAAAGATGCTGGTGACTACCGTTGGTATGAAGACTGAGTGGGGAAAGTTGATGGAAACTCTAAGTGAAGGTGGGGAGGATGAGACCCCTCTGCAGGTGAAGCTAAACGGAGTTGCTACAATTATAGGTAAGATTGGTTTAGGATTTGCAGTGCTCACGTTTGTGGTGTTGTGCATAAGGTTCGTTATAGACAAAGCCACTTCTGGCAGTATCGCTGAGTGGTCTTCTGAAGATGCATTGGCTCTGCTTGACTACTTTGCAATTGCTGTAACCATCATAGTCGTTGCTGTACCTGAAGGCTTACCTTTGGCTGTGACCTTAAGTCTTGCATTTGCTATGAAGCAGTTGATGAGGGACAGGGCACTTGTGAGGCATCTGTCTGCTTGTGAGACGATGGGTTCTTCTACCTGCATTTGCACGGATAAGACAGGGACCTTGACCACTAACCACATGGTAGTCAACAAAGTTTGGATATGTGAAAATGTCAAGGAGAGGAATGAGGAAAATTTCCAGCTGAACCTATCTGAACAAGTTAAGAATCTCCTTATCCAGGCCATATTTCAGAATACAGGTTCTGAAGTCGTGAAGGATAAGGAAGGAAAAACTCAGATCCTGGGATCACCTACTGAAAGAGCCATACTGGAATTTGGTTTGCTTTTGGGTGGTGACGTTGAAACTCAACGCCGAGAACATAAGATACTCAAGATCGAGCCTTTCAACTCAGACAAGAAGAAAATGTCAGTTCTTACATCTCATTCTGGTGGCAGTGTACGCGCTTTCTGCAAAGGTGCATCTGAAATTGTCTTAAAGATGTGCGAGAAGGTTGTGGATTCAAACGGAGAGTCTGTTCCGTTATCTGAAGAGAAGATTGCGAAAATCTCTGAAGTCATAGAGGAATTTGCTTCAGAGGCTCTGAGGACTCTTTGCTTGGTTTACACAGATCTTGATGAAGCTCCAAGTGGGGATCTTCCTGATGGTGGCTATACTTTGGTTGCGGTTGTTGGAATCAAGGATCCAGTTCGTCCCGGTGTTAGAGAAGCCGTTCAAACTTGCCAAAATGCTGGAATCACTGTTCGTATGGTAACTGGTGACAACCTAAGCACGGCCAAAGCTATTGCAAAGGAATGTGGAATTCTTACTGCAGGAGGTGTAGCTATTGAAGGTTCAACGTTCCGTGATTTGCCTCCACATGAAATGAGAGCCATTTTACCCAAAATCCAG GTGATGGCTCGGTCTTTACCGTTGGACAAACATACACTAGTCAACAATTTGAGGAAAATTGGAGAGGTAGTTGCGGTGACTGGAGATGGAACAAATGATGCTCCTGCATTGCATGAGTCTGACATTGGACTTGCCATGGGAATAGCTGGAACAGAG GTTGCCAAAGAGAATGCTGATGTAATCATAATGGACGACAACTTTGCAACGATAGTGAATGTGGCGAGATGGGGACGTGCTGTGTACATCAACATCCAGAAATTCGTTCAGTTCCAGCTAACTGTTAATGTTGTTGCTCTGATCATCAACTTTGTATCTGCTTGCATTACAG GATCTGCACCACTCACCGCGGTGCAGTTGCTTTGGGTCAACATGATCATGGACACACTCGGTGCATTAGCACTAGCAACCGAACCTCCAAACGAAGGCTTAATGAAACGTCAACCAATCGGTAGAACCGCAAGCTTCATCACCAGAGCCATGTGGAGAAACATCATTGGTCAAAGCATTTATCAGTTAATCGTCCTCGGCATTCTAAACTTTTCTGGCAAACAAATCCTCAACCTCGAGGGTCCAGATTCAACAGCCGTTCTCAACACCATCATCTTTAACTCCTTCGTCTTTTGCCAG GTGTTTAACGAGGTGAACAGCCGAGAGATAGAGAAGATAAACGTGTTTAAAGGAATGTTCAACAGCTGGGTGTTTGTTGCTGTGATGACTGCAACAGTTGGATTCCAAGTGATCATTGTTGAGTTCCTTGGAGCATTTGCAAGCACTGTTCCTTTGAGCTGGCAACATTGGCTTCTCTGCATTTTGATTGGTTCCATAAGCATGATTCTAGCCGTTGGTCTTAAATTCATCCCGGTTGAATCCAACAGTCATCACGATGGATACGAGCTGCTTCCTTCTGGTCCATCTGACTCTGCATGA